Proteins encoded within one genomic window of uncultured Draconibacterium sp.:
- a CDS encoding restriction endonuclease subunit S, which translates to MSEWESIVFDDIAYLIKGISYTSEEYGTKGNGDTFITLKCIAKDGGFKSEGIKYFQGSIPENLKLSKGDLLFANTDLTRDGDIVGCPLFLPLDGEKETITMSMDLSKVVLKNDKTDLNFLYYLLMTPKVRKFMKDNSSGSTVLHLKTSEIPKLKLYIPKSKTEQSKIAEILSTIDKAIEQTEATIAKQQRIKNGLMQDLLTKGIDKNGNLRSEETHGFKDSELGRVPKEWEIKSLSSLTSLISSGVTPRGGYKIYKKEGIPFIRSQNVYPFGIITEDIVFISDEIHESMSRTKVQNFDVLLNITGASIGRCCQVPKGFSESNVNQHVCIIRLNNNSEEYSKFIATFLASDFGQRQIFNQMAGGNREGLNFDEIGSFHVPEIDDKEAQRITNSIEKIEKTITAFEQENNKLKRQKTGLMQDLLTGKISVEKLINTTN; encoded by the coding sequence ATGAGCGAGTGGGAAAGTATTGTATTTGATGATATTGCATATCTAATAAAGGGCATCTCATACACGAGCGAAGAATATGGCACAAAAGGAAATGGAGATACCTTTATAACGTTGAAATGTATTGCAAAAGATGGTGGATTCAAATCGGAGGGAATAAAATATTTCCAAGGAAGTATTCCTGAAAATTTGAAACTATCAAAGGGTGATTTACTATTTGCAAATACTGACTTAACTCGAGATGGAGATATTGTAGGTTGCCCATTATTCTTGCCTTTGGATGGAGAAAAGGAAACCATCACTATGTCAATGGACTTGTCAAAAGTTGTTTTAAAAAATGATAAAACTGATTTGAATTTTCTCTATTACCTTTTAATGACTCCAAAAGTCAGAAAGTTTATGAAAGATAATTCAAGTGGCTCCACTGTTTTACATCTTAAAACATCTGAGATACCTAAGCTTAAACTATATATACCCAAATCAAAAACGGAACAATCAAAAATAGCCGAAATACTTAGCACCATTGATAAAGCCATTGAGCAAACAGAAGCCACCATTGCCAAGCAACAAAGAATAAAGAATGGCTTAATGCAAGACCTCCTTACAAAAGGGATTGATAAAAATGGAAACCTGCGTTCTGAAGAAACACATGGATTTAAGGATAGTGAATTGGGTAGAGTTCCGAAGGAATGGGAGATTAAATCATTGTCATCGTTAACAAGCTTAATCAGTAGTGGTGTGACTCCTCGGGGTGGCTACAAAATTTACAAGAAAGAAGGCATTCCGTTTATTCGTAGTCAGAACGTTTATCCTTTTGGCATCATCACAGAAGATATCGTCTTTATTTCTGATGAAATACACGAATCAATGTCTCGCACAAAGGTTCAAAACTTTGATGTGCTTTTAAATATTACTGGAGCATCTATTGGAAGATGTTGTCAAGTTCCTAAAGGCTTTTCAGAATCGAATGTAAATCAACATGTTTGCATTATCCGCTTAAACAACAATTCAGAAGAGTATTCAAAGTTTATTGCAACTTTCCTCGCATCTGATTTTGGACAAAGACAAATCTTTAATCAAATGGCTGGGGGAAACCGGGAAGGATTAAATTTTGATGAAATAGGAAGCTTCCATGTTCCTGAAATTGATGATAAAGAGGCTCAACGTATTACCAATTCAATTGAGAAAATTGAAAAGACGATAACCGCTTTTGAACAAGAAAACAATAAACTCAAACGGCAAAAAACAGGCTTAATGCAAGACCTGTTAACAGGCAAAATATCTGTCGAAAAATTAATAAATACAACCAACTAA
- a CDS encoding DUF262 domain-containing HNH endonuclease family protein, translating into MKTTKGKEINSDKILVKDLFDKDRWYRIPNYQRPYVWGDDQINDLLDDIAYAAERADKAQYFLGTIVLHTKECDDDDDVTYVEHDLLDGQQRLTSLYLLMAVIRDLTDKSKRKQTCQQAIFREADPDLNIPERLRIIYDIRDEVKDFVEQFIKQQGGTDDKEALKKHTANGYDTSIKNMANALLKMREYFEKKDAIAIDKFFPFLMNYVLLIYVASEELEDAFRMFTILNDRGVKLRNSDILKASNLKAFKDGGGKESKVQEYAKLWEDIENELGEDFDLFLSYLRTILVKEKARLSLLREFEENIYTPTKFDYSTKKSYSVPALLNKGADTFEYLKKYKKHYNELFSNNNHHLNNTWEFDNLINIMQDTIPSDLWVPPLLAYKEYFGDMRLLEFLKKLDNKFSGDWITQKTPTFRIEQMNEIIKRIEAVGKSDKVQTEKLDELYSSDIFDFEKEDFFKILSGNNIYGRRYAKYMLYKLDMIYGNNDIKKEPLKTITVEHILPQTPHDNSQWKVDWTDEQREQWTHKLGNLVLLSRRKNSSQGRLDYDIKKQRYFQNNIDSFSNSLRVLNTFSTWKPEDLGTNHNKVIEDLKAYYKN; encoded by the coding sequence ATGAAAACCACAAAAGGCAAAGAAATAAATAGCGATAAAATCCTGGTTAAAGACCTTTTTGATAAAGACCGTTGGTACAGAATTCCCAATTATCAACGTCCTTACGTATGGGGCGATGACCAAATTAACGATTTACTCGATGATATTGCTTATGCTGCCGAAAGAGCGGATAAAGCACAATACTTTTTAGGAACCATTGTACTCCACACCAAAGAATGCGACGACGATGACGATGTAACTTATGTGGAACACGATTTATTAGATGGTCAGCAACGATTAACATCCTTGTATTTATTAATGGCAGTTATACGCGATTTAACCGATAAATCGAAACGCAAACAAACCTGCCAACAGGCAATCTTCCGTGAAGCCGACCCCGATTTAAATATTCCTGAGCGTTTACGCATTATCTACGATATTCGGGACGAGGTAAAAGACTTTGTTGAGCAATTTATTAAACAACAGGGAGGCACAGACGATAAGGAAGCTCTAAAAAAACACACGGCAAACGGCTACGATACTTCTATTAAAAACATGGCAAATGCCTTGTTAAAAATGCGTGAGTATTTCGAAAAAAAAGATGCCATTGCCATCGATAAGTTCTTCCCATTTTTAATGAACTACGTTTTACTTATTTATGTAGCCAGCGAAGAATTGGAAGATGCATTCCGTATGTTCACCATTCTAAACGACCGGGGTGTAAAATTGCGTAATAGTGATATTTTAAAGGCAAGCAACTTAAAAGCTTTTAAAGATGGAGGTGGAAAAGAATCGAAAGTTCAGGAATATGCCAAATTGTGGGAGGATATAGAAAATGAATTAGGTGAAGATTTTGATTTATTCCTATCTTATCTCCGCACAATCTTGGTAAAAGAAAAAGCACGTTTAAGCTTATTGCGTGAGTTTGAAGAAAATATTTACACCCCTACAAAATTCGACTATAGCACAAAGAAATCATACTCAGTTCCCGCACTCTTAAATAAAGGTGCCGACACCTTTGAGTATTTAAAGAAATACAAAAAGCATTACAACGAGTTGTTCAGTAATAACAATCATCACCTGAATAACACCTGGGAGTTTGATAATCTTATCAATATTATGCAAGACACCATTCCGTCCGACTTATGGGTACCTCCTCTATTGGCTTATAAGGAGTATTTCGGTGATATGCGTTTGTTGGAGTTTTTGAAGAAGCTGGACAATAAATTCTCCGGTGATTGGATTACACAGAAAACACCCACATTCCGCATTGAACAGATGAATGAAATAATTAAAAGGATTGAGGCGGTCGGAAAATCAGATAAAGTACAAACCGAAAAACTGGATGAGTTATACAGCTCTGATATTTTTGATTTTGAAAAAGAAGATTTTTTCAAAATTCTATCCGGTAACAACATCTACGGCAGGCGATATGCCAAATACATGTTGTATAAATTGGATATGATTTATGGCAATAACGACATAAAAAAAGAACCACTAAAAACCATTACAGTGGAACATATCCTGCCACAAACACCCCACGACAATAGCCAGTGGAAAGTAGATTGGACAGATGAACAACGTGAACAATGGACGCATAAACTGGGTAATCTGGTTCTATTGAGCCGCAGAAAAAACAGCTCCCAGGGCAGATTGGATTACGATATTAAAAAACAAAGGTATTTCCAAAACAACATCGATTCTTTTAGCAATTCATTAAGGGTGCTAAATACTTTCAGCACATGGAAACCAGAAGATTTAGGAACCAACCACAATAAAGTAATTGAAGATTTAAAGGCGTATTATAAAAACTAA
- a CDS encoding AAA family ATPase produces the protein MIKKVTIKNFQAFSEFSQEKFTPINVIIGGNDSGKTGILKILYAVTKAIEEFGLKQKHAPESFKKVLSSKLVNSFNSKKSGIGKMVRKGSSDKLSVELTYCNNQNLWFSFSEYAKEQITDVTSHVEPLQNNHNALFVPAKEVLSIFKTIEIARESLYIPEFDDTYYDLVKALKIPTQKGKVESNLVSVNQTLEKVFEGEVQQKKDGVDIEFVFKKGKHEFPMSLTAEGVKKIGILTTLIRNRQLHKETMLFLDEPDSNLHPDAIRELCEIVYSLSKAGVQVFLSTHNYFMIKQLSIIARREKESIKCLALSKDEDKTISYKVADLKEGLPENSIIDEALDMFDEETNLDLA, from the coding sequence ATGATAAAAAAGGTAACAATAAAAAACTTTCAAGCCTTTAGCGAATTTTCGCAGGAAAAGTTTACACCTATCAATGTAATAATTGGAGGTAATGATTCAGGTAAAACAGGTATCCTAAAAATCTTGTATGCTGTAACAAAAGCAATAGAGGAATTTGGATTAAAACAAAAACATGCACCGGAATCCTTTAAAAAGGTACTAAGCAGTAAGCTGGTTAACTCTTTTAACAGCAAAAAAAGCGGCATTGGTAAAATGGTTCGAAAAGGTTCATCTGATAAGCTTTCTGTAGAACTAACATACTGTAACAATCAAAACCTTTGGTTTTCATTTTCGGAATATGCAAAGGAACAAATAACAGATGTAACCAGTCATGTTGAACCATTACAGAACAATCATAATGCATTGTTTGTACCTGCAAAAGAAGTATTATCAATATTTAAAACAATTGAAATTGCAAGGGAAAGCCTTTATATTCCTGAATTTGACGACACCTACTACGACTTGGTGAAAGCGTTAAAAATCCCTACACAAAAAGGAAAGGTAGAATCCAATTTAGTATCGGTAAACCAAACATTAGAGAAAGTTTTTGAAGGGGAAGTGCAACAAAAGAAAGACGGTGTTGATATTGAATTTGTTTTCAAAAAAGGGAAACATGAATTTCCTATGTCACTTACGGCAGAAGGTGTTAAAAAGATTGGTATTCTTACTACACTAATACGAAACAGGCAATTGCATAAAGAAACGATGCTATTTTTAGATGAGCCCGATTCAAACCTCCATCCTGATGCTATTCGTGAATTGTGCGAAATTGTTTACAGCTTAAGTAAAGCAGGGGTTCAGGTATTTCTTTCTACGCATAATTACTTTATGATAAAGCAACTTTCAATCATTGCACGGCGCGAAAAAGAAAGTATTAAGTGTCTGGCTTTATCGAAAGATGAGGATAAAACGATTTCATACAAGGTTGCAGACCTAAAAGAAGGACTTCCTGAAAACTCAATAATAGATGAAGCATTAGATATGTTTGATGAAGAAACCAATTTAGACCTCGCATAA
- a CDS encoding HsdR family type I site-specific deoxyribonuclease — MILSNDNKYKGEKGKALKIDELTHVEEPFLKQLEGLEWDEVLRLDGHGQKPEESYRTSFNEVVLIPKLKEAIKAINSFLTESQLDEVVKKITSFNKSSLIENNKHILELLLENTTVSKNEITGEESPTVRLIDFDHPERNNFIAISQFKLKIKGSEHYIIPDITLFLNGLPISIVECKSPKVKDPINEAIEQLLRYSEQRGATGEGNQELFYYNQFTIITCRQEARFGTITTHSDKYFYRWTDPYPKTLDDLESGNSSPNDQQRLVAGMLDKNNLLDIIRTFTIFSTNDEGKSIKIVGRYQQFRAVNESIKRLLSGKNRTERSGIIWHTQGSGKSLTMMFMVRKMKQKNELLGWKVIFITDRTQLEEQLSETSQSIGFTVKVADSISKLKQLLSTDTPDLVMAMIHKFQQNELEEIFPELNASHQILTMTDEAHRSQYSLLGANLDKAIPNATRIAYTGTPIDRTEQTYGEYIDKYTMQKAIDDKVTLEIVYEGRTHNAEVEDTEGMDEKFSDVFSDYKLTERLQILGYGSRDAYLEAIETISSKAEDMIEHYIEHIFSNGFKAQIVATSREAAVRYKTVLDQHLSTQVSKLENNNPLGINIERLKKLETAVVISGNNNDKPHIKAFTDKRYHDKSIKRFKMPFESEEEGINGNVGVIIVNNMLLTGFDAPIEQVLYLDRVIVAHNLLQTIARVNRIGPIGKDVGFVVDYVGIGHHLKRALNSYSEREQKEITDALTNPEEELNELIAAHKKVWDILKKYNCTDLSDPDSFFDLFYDEDIRFEYILAFKELTTAFNKVLPRKEALDFFNDYKSFLEINLLAQKHFHDDRFSMRGIPEKLRAIADDYLKSKGIEQKVAPISIMDDDFEKNTKERKRAKTKAAEVEHAIRHFIDVNIDEDPELFASFSKALEEILKKFKGNWDLIFTELEKLREKIRKREKEITYGLDRKKQMPIFRIFKSLIYEDRKLTEEEIAINVDLTQNIYNLVKTEIQLKGFWESIPAQNKLRAEMQKLLLSPRFRRLPNIVTKRKEIISKILEFAKPNITE; from the coding sequence ATGATACTGAGTAACGACAATAAATACAAAGGCGAAAAAGGAAAAGCACTTAAAATTGACGAACTCACCCATGTTGAAGAACCTTTCCTGAAACAATTGGAAGGTCTTGAGTGGGATGAGGTGCTCCGGCTTGATGGACACGGTCAAAAACCGGAAGAAAGTTATCGTACCTCATTCAATGAGGTTGTGTTAATTCCTAAGCTCAAAGAAGCTATAAAAGCAATAAACAGTTTCCTTACTGAAAGCCAGTTGGATGAAGTTGTAAAAAAGATTACATCTTTCAATAAGAGTAGCTTAATTGAAAACAACAAGCATATTTTAGAGTTGTTGCTCGAAAATACGACAGTTAGCAAGAATGAAATTACCGGTGAAGAAAGCCCAACAGTTAGACTAATAGATTTTGACCACCCAGAACGGAATAATTTTATAGCTATCTCTCAGTTTAAACTAAAGATTAAAGGTTCTGAACATTACATTATTCCAGACATCACTTTGTTTTTGAATGGCTTGCCAATTTCTATTGTGGAATGTAAATCTCCAAAGGTTAAAGACCCGATTAATGAAGCTATTGAACAATTATTAAGGTATTCAGAACAAAGAGGTGCAACAGGAGAAGGTAACCAGGAACTTTTCTACTACAATCAATTCACCATTATTACCTGTCGTCAGGAAGCCCGTTTTGGAACAATTACGACTCATTCCGACAAGTATTTCTACCGCTGGACTGACCCATATCCCAAAACTTTGGACGACTTAGAGAGCGGTAATTCTTCTCCAAACGACCAACAACGATTGGTTGCCGGTATGTTAGATAAAAACAATCTACTGGATATAATCCGCACGTTTACAATTTTCAGTACCAACGATGAAGGTAAATCAATTAAAATCGTTGGTCGTTACCAACAATTCAGAGCGGTAAACGAATCCATAAAAAGATTGCTATCCGGTAAAAACCGAACTGAAAGAAGCGGCATTATCTGGCATACCCAAGGTTCTGGAAAATCACTAACCATGATGTTCATGGTGAGAAAAATGAAACAAAAAAATGAGCTGTTAGGGTGGAAAGTTATTTTTATAACCGACCGTACTCAACTTGAAGAGCAATTAAGCGAAACCAGTCAAAGTATTGGGTTTACGGTAAAAGTTGCAGATTCAATTAGTAAGCTGAAACAATTATTGTCAACAGACACACCCGATTTAGTAATGGCAATGATTCATAAGTTTCAGCAAAATGAGCTGGAAGAAATATTCCCGGAACTGAATGCAAGCCATCAGATTCTAACAATGACTGATGAAGCACACAGGTCACAATATTCTCTATTAGGTGCTAATCTTGATAAAGCAATTCCAAATGCAACGAGGATTGCATATACAGGAACACCTATCGACAGAACGGAACAGACTTATGGTGAGTATATCGACAAGTACACCATGCAAAAAGCAATTGACGATAAAGTTACCTTAGAAATTGTATATGAAGGTCGCACCCATAATGCAGAGGTTGAAGACACGGAGGGCATGGATGAAAAGTTTTCTGATGTTTTCAGTGATTATAAACTTACTGAACGATTGCAAATATTGGGGTACGGCTCACGTGATGCCTATTTAGAAGCTATTGAAACCATTTCTTCCAAAGCCGAAGATATGATTGAACATTATATCGAACATATTTTTTCAAATGGATTTAAAGCCCAAATAGTTGCCACATCCCGAGAAGCAGCAGTTCGCTACAAGACCGTGCTTGACCAACATTTATCAACGCAAGTTTCCAAATTAGAGAATAACAATCCGCTTGGAATAAATATTGAACGATTAAAGAAATTGGAAACTGCCGTTGTTATTTCAGGCAATAATAATGACAAACCACACATAAAGGCATTCACCGACAAACGATACCATGATAAGAGCATTAAGCGGTTTAAAATGCCATTTGAAAGTGAAGAAGAAGGAATTAACGGGAATGTTGGAGTCATCATTGTAAACAATATGCTTTTAACTGGTTTTGATGCACCAATAGAACAAGTACTTTATCTCGACAGGGTTATTGTTGCCCACAACCTTTTACAAACAATTGCCAGAGTGAACCGCATTGGACCAATTGGTAAGGATGTTGGTTTTGTTGTTGATTACGTTGGTATAGGACACCATCTAAAAAGAGCATTAAATAGTTATTCCGAAAGAGAACAAAAAGAGATTACGGATGCCTTAACAAATCCTGAAGAGGAATTAAATGAACTTATTGCAGCTCATAAAAAGGTTTGGGATATTCTCAAAAAATACAATTGTACTGATTTATCAGACCCAGATTCCTTCTTTGATTTGTTTTACGATGAAGATATTCGTTTTGAATACATTTTAGCATTCAAAGAATTGACAACAGCGTTTAACAAAGTCCTTCCAAGAAAAGAGGCTTTAGACTTCTTCAATGATTACAAAAGCTTCTTGGAAATTAACCTATTGGCTCAAAAGCATTTCCATGATGACCGTTTCAGTATGCGTGGCATACCTGAAAAATTGAGAGCGATTGCCGATGATTATTTAAAATCGAAAGGAATAGAACAGAAAGTTGCTCCAATTTCAATTATGGATGATGACTTTGAGAAAAATACAAAAGAAAGGAAAAGAGCTAAAACGAAAGCTGCAGAGGTAGAGCATGCAATTAGGCATTTTATTGATGTTAATATTGATGAAGACCCGGAATTGTTTGCCTCATTTTCTAAAGCATTGGAAGAAATTCTCAAAAAGTTCAAAGGCAATTGGGATTTAATTTTCACAGAATTAGAAAAGCTTCGGGAGAAAATCCGCAAGCGAGAAAAGGAAATTACCTACGGTCTTGACCGAAAAAAGCAAATGCCAATTTTTAGGATTTTCAAAAGTTTAATTTACGAGGATAGGAAACTTACAGAAGAAGAAATTGCTATCAACGTAGATTTAACGCAAAACATATACAATCTGGTAAAGACGGAAATTCAGTTAAAAGGATTTTGGGAGAGTATACCGGCTCAAAACAAATTAAGAGCAGAAATGCAAAAACTGTTACTTTCTCCAAGGTTTCGTAGGCTCCCAAATATTGTAACCAAGCGTAAAGAAATCATTTCTAAAATATTGGAATTTGCTAAACCAAATATTACTGAATAA
- a CDS encoding SprT family zinc-dependent metalloprotease: MRLEYKLIYTDRKTVNISVERDRSIIVRAPQNTSRDKIDDILEKKKLWLFEKINHAQKYPYKKSRKEFVTGETLMYLGKNYKLHVIPESIKGVEFHQKFIISKENQPKAYSLFKAWYVKKAKEKIEKIAVEYSQNLGVEYNSLKVSELKYTWGSCSPNNNLNFNWRLIKAPLYVIKYIVVHELTHIVELNHTPRFWNMLSIQIPNYEKAKKWLKQNGDLLETDF; encoded by the coding sequence ATGCGACTGGAGTACAAACTAATATATACCGATAGAAAGACTGTCAACATATCTGTTGAAAGGGATAGGTCTATCATTGTGCGTGCTCCACAAAACACCTCAAGGGATAAGATTGATGACATTCTTGAAAAGAAAAAGCTTTGGTTATTCGAAAAGATAAATCATGCACAAAAATACCCTTACAAAAAGAGCAGAAAAGAATTTGTAACTGGTGAAACCTTAATGTATCTCGGAAAGAACTATAAACTTCATGTTATACCAGAGTCAATAAAAGGTGTTGAGTTTCATCAAAAATTTATCATTTCAAAAGAGAACCAACCCAAAGCTTACAGCTTATTTAAAGCTTGGTATGTAAAAAAAGCAAAAGAAAAGATTGAAAAAATAGCAGTTGAGTATTCCCAAAATTTAGGTGTGGAATATAATAGCCTGAAAGTTTCAGAACTTAAATATACTTGGGGTTCTTGTTCTCCGAACAACAATCTGAATTTTAATTGGCGGCTTATTAAAGCCCCCTTATATGTAATAAAGTACATTGTGGTACATGAACTTACGCATATTGTAGAATTGAACCACACACCTCGTTTTTGGAACATGTTATCCATTCAAATCCCAAACTATGAAAAGGCAAAAAAATGGCTAAAACAAAATGGCGATTTATTGGAAACTGATTTTTAA
- a CDS encoding Piwi domain-containing protein, with product MNAQNLYFNILTFEFPSENQTFYFTKDESEKGHKIHKTLFPNEIDSVFPGVSNNGTDFIYTTFTGEKEGFKPIEINFSEENEDLIKRYYNRQINFYFSRIKEKIVKVGFIKENQVWIYSKKLSTTQFDVYLKFSLKVQIKTVSNYPELLLSFDGTSKVFKKSVAELIDQVSPTNFNWVLKGRTLRKWEWLEDDEETPDYTKYYPVLNKGLEKALNIPLEAPPRDNRYPKYFKYIDTFYKRYLCDPDFIKLCPLHSDGFLDVSSGRVNATTKESNLLVYGKDKDGQYQTGIVPKYDIKNFKPYKGTTYKTVHLFYIFHEDDYQETVKIDSSFKTGFSWFKGLLQYANILFHTEDGFSIKFTNKENPVPEIEQVLSERDINPDIKYIAIYITPYGKYEHNLEHREIYYKVKELLLKRRITSQAIDPEKMNTQGDGWVYSLPNIAVAILAKLDGIPWRLNTPIKNELIVGVGAFKHIEENIQYIGSAFSFSNDGKFNSFEYFMKHEIDILAGKISKAVRDYATINNQPDRLIIHFYKTMNEEELEHIEKALNGMNLPIPVFIITINKTESKDIVAFDKGWKGMMPESGTFINIGSNKYLLFNNTRYPDGSFSSADGYPFPIKLNIDCTDKEQLKDIKVIRQLIDQVYQFSRMYWKSVRQQNLPVTIKYPEMVAQIAPHFDGDDIPEFGKDNLWFL from the coding sequence ATGAACGCCCAGAATCTATACTTCAACATCTTAACGTTCGAATTTCCTTCGGAAAATCAAACGTTCTATTTCACCAAAGATGAAAGCGAAAAAGGTCACAAAATTCACAAGACACTTTTTCCAAATGAAATAGATTCTGTTTTTCCCGGTGTAAGTAATAACGGAACCGATTTTATTTACACCACATTCACAGGCGAAAAAGAAGGCTTCAAACCAATAGAAATTAACTTTTCGGAGGAAAACGAAGATTTAATAAAACGATACTACAACCGCCAAATCAACTTCTATTTCAGTCGTATCAAAGAAAAGATTGTAAAAGTTGGGTTTATCAAAGAGAACCAGGTATGGATTTATTCAAAAAAGCTTTCAACTACTCAGTTTGACGTGTACCTCAAATTCTCATTAAAAGTGCAGATAAAGACGGTTAGCAACTACCCCGAATTATTGCTTTCCTTCGATGGCACTTCTAAAGTATTTAAAAAGTCGGTTGCAGAACTGATTGACCAGGTATCCCCTACAAACTTTAATTGGGTGCTAAAAGGCAGAACATTAAGAAAATGGGAATGGCTGGAAGATGATGAGGAAACACCCGACTACACCAAGTACTACCCTGTTTTAAACAAAGGGTTGGAGAAAGCCTTAAACATTCCGTTGGAAGCACCGCCAAGAGATAACCGCTATCCAAAATACTTTAAGTACATCGATACCTTTTACAAACGTTATTTGTGTGACCCCGATTTTATTAAGTTGTGTCCTCTGCACTCCGATGGCTTTTTAGATGTAAGTTCAGGAAGAGTAAACGCCACAACAAAAGAAAGCAATCTATTGGTTTATGGTAAAGACAAAGATGGTCAATACCAGACAGGAATTGTGCCAAAATACGATATTAAGAATTTTAAACCCTATAAAGGTACTACCTACAAAACGGTACACCTGTTCTACATTTTCCATGAAGACGATTATCAGGAAACGGTAAAAATCGACAGTAGCTTTAAAACTGGTTTTAGCTGGTTTAAAGGCTTATTGCAATATGCAAACATCTTGTTTCATACTGAAGATGGTTTTAGCATAAAGTTTACGAATAAAGAAAATCCGGTTCCCGAAATTGAACAAGTGCTTTCTGAACGTGACATAAATCCCGATATAAAATATATTGCTATTTATATAACACCCTATGGCAAATATGAGCATAACCTTGAACACAGGGAAATATACTACAAGGTAAAAGAACTGTTATTAAAGCGCAGAATCACATCACAAGCCATCGACCCCGAAAAAATGAATACACAAGGTGATGGCTGGGTTTATAGCTTGCCTAACATAGCTGTGGCAATATTGGCAAAATTAGATGGTATTCCCTGGCGATTGAATACCCCAATAAAAAATGAATTGATTGTTGGTGTTGGAGCATTTAAGCATATAGAAGAAAACATACAGTACATTGGTAGTGCATTTAGCTTCTCCAATGATGGAAAGTTTAACAGCTTCGAATATTTCATGAAACATGAAATTGATATTCTTGCAGGTAAAATTTCAAAGGCTGTACGCGATTATGCTACCATCAACAACCAACCCGACAGGCTAATCATTCATTTCTACAAAACAATGAATGAAGAAGAACTGGAACATATTGAGAAGGCGTTAAATGGAATGAATCTGCCGATTCCGGTGTTTATTATTACCATCAATAAAACCGAATCGAAAGACATTGTTGCTTTTGATAAAGGTTGGAAGGGAATGATGCCTGAGAGTGGTACATTTATAAATATTGGAAGCAACAAATACTTACTATTCAACAATACACGCTACCCGGATGGAAGTTTCAGCTCAGCCGATGGCTATCCCTTCCCCATCAAGCTGAACATCGATTGCACCGATAAAGAGCAGTTAAAAGACATCAAGGTAATCCGTCAACTCATCGACCAGGTGTATCAGTTTAGCCGCATGTATTGGAAATCAGTAAGACAGCAGAATTTACCCGTAACAATAAAATACCCCGAAATGGTAGCCCAAATCGCTCCCCACTTCGATGGCGACGACATCCCTGAGTTCGGGAAAGATAATTTGTGGTTTTTGTAA
- a CDS encoding ATP-binding cassette domain-containing protein: MDILKIDNIVKAFGENHVLNGVSLSFEAGKIYTLVGGNGAGKSTLYNLITGFLRADDGTITFKSKQIQKASPVKINHLGITRTFQDLRLITELSVRENILLAFKNNPGEKIYNAILPSKLFKKQYAEFAKRAYDILDKIHLTEVADNPAGEISYGQQKLLTIGCCIANNAELLLLDEPIAGIDNDNYYRIYNLLLDLKKEGKTIIQIEHNHGFVEELSEGIYFLYGGKVSYFENYNGFISDELVKKVYLT, encoded by the coding sequence ATGGATATTCTAAAAATAGACAATATAGTTAAAGCGTTTGGTGAAAACCATGTTTTGAATGGAGTAAGTCTCTCTTTCGAGGCAGGTAAGATTTATACATTGGTAGGTGGTAATGGGGCTGGAAAATCCACGCTCTACAATCTAATTACGGGTTTCTTGAGGGCTGATGATGGAACCATAACGTTTAAATCAAAACAGATTCAGAAAGCCAGTCCGGTTAAAATTAATCATTTGGGAATAACCAGAACCTTTCAGGATTTAAGATTGATAACAGAATTGTCGGTTAGAGAAAATATATTGTTGGCTTTCAAGAATAATCCGGGAGAAAAAATATATAATGCCATTCTACCATCGAAGCTTTTTAAAAAACAATACGCTGAATTTGCCAAACGAGCCTATGATATATTGGATAAAATTCATTTGACTGAGGTTGCTGATAATCCGGCAGGTGAAATATCGTATGGGCAACAAAAGTTGCTTACAATAGGATGCTGTATTGCCAATAATGCTGAACTTTTACTATTAGATGAACCAATTGCAGGTATCGACAATGACAATTACTACAGGATATACAACTTACTGTTAGATTTAAAAAAAGAAGGCAAAACCATAATTCAAATAGAACACAATCACGGTTTTGTAGAAGAGTTGAGCGAAGGAATTTATTTCCTATACGGTGGTAAAGTAAGCTACTTTGAAAATTATAATGGATTCATTTCTGATGAATTAGTTAAAAAAGTATATTTGACATAA